One part of the Paroedura picta isolate Pp20150507F chromosome 5, Ppicta_v3.0, whole genome shotgun sequence genome encodes these proteins:
- the MARCKSL1 gene encoding MARCKS-related protein, protein MGSHSSKAAKGDVMGQQHPAEAAAGAANSPSKANGQENGHVKVNGDVSPKADGEAAPLNGNGSAEPVKEEPKVESGSGDAIEPAPVAEGADVKPEAAAATSGVTKETPKKKKKFSFKKPFKLSGISFRKAKKETGDASAVSSPGEEQGKAEAKGEENAACAVAETGATGATKEEAPEEKAAAPAEAAPVVEAQPEAEAPREEGSTGQGPEEEKQQPGEDQEDRKSEEALKPGEAEPSPAPGLPEAKEE, encoded by the exons ATGGGCAGCCACAGCTCGAAGGCGGCCAAGGGGGACGTGATGGGCCAGCAGCATCCCGCCGAAGCGGCCGCCGGCGCCGCCAACTCGCCCTCCAAAGCCAACGGCCAG GAGAACGGCCACGTGAAAGTGAATGGGGACGTTTCGCCCAAAGCTGATGGAGAGGCAGCTCCCCTCAACGGCAACGGGTCCGCGGAACCAGTTAAGGAGGAGCCCAAGGTGGAGTCAGGCAGCGGGGATGCCATTGAGCCGGCCCCCGTGGCCGAAGGGGCGGATGTCAAGCCGGAGGCAGCGGCTGCCACCTCAGGGGTCACCAAAGAGacccccaagaagaagaagaagttctcttTTAAGAAGCCCTTCAAGCTGAGTGGCATTTCTTTCCGGAAGGCCAAGAAGGAGACCGGCGACGCCTCTGCCGTGTCCTCTCCTGGTGAGGAGCAAGGGAAGGCGGAGGCCAAAGGGGAGGAGAACGCTGCCTGTGCTGTTGCGGAGACGGGAGCAACCGGCGCAACCAAAGAAGAAGCTCCCGAGGAGAAGGCTGCGGCTCCAGCTGAAGCGGCCCCTGTGGTGGAGGCTCAGCCGGAAGCGGAGGCCCCAAGGGAGGAGGGCAGTACTGGGCAAGGGCCCGAGGAAGAGAAACAACAGCCTGGGGAGGATCAGGAGGACAGGAAGTCAGAGGAGGCCTTGAAACCAGGGGAGGCCGAGCCTAGTCCTGCGCCTGGGCTTCCTGAGGCCAAGGAAGAATAG